In one Oryzias latipes chromosome 13, ASM223467v1 genomic region, the following are encoded:
- the ywhag gene encoding 14-3-3 protein gamma — translation MVDREQLVQKARLAEQAERYDDMAAAMKSVTELNEALSNEERNLLSVAYKNVVGARRSSWRVISSIEQKTSADGNEKKIEMVRAYREKIEKELEAVCQDVLNLLDNFLIKNCSETQHESKVFYLKMKGDYYRYLAEVATGEKRATVVESSEKAYNEAHEISKEHMQPTHPIRLGLALNYSVFYYEIQNAPEQACHLAKTAFDDAIAELDTLNEDSYKDSTLIMQLLRDNLTLWTSDQQDDEGGEGNN, via the exons ATGGTTGATCGCGAGCAGCTGGTGCAGAAAGCCAGGCTGGCTGAACAGGCTGAGCGGTATGATGACATGGCAGCTGCTATGAAGTCG GTCACAGAGCTGAACGAGGCCCTGTCCAATGAGGAAAGGAACCTCCTGTCAGTGGCCTACAAGAACGTGGTGGGCGCCCGTCGCTCCTCCTGGAGGGTGATCTCTAGTATTGAGCAGAAGACCTCTGCTGATGGCAATGAGAAGAAGATTGAGATGGTGAGGGCCTACAGGGAGAAGATCGAGAAGGAGCTGGAGGCCGTGTGCCAGGATGTGCTCAACCTCCTGGACAACTTCCTGATCAAGAACTGCAGCGAGACGCAGCACGAGAGCAAAGTGTTCTACCTGAAGATGAAAGGCGACTACTACCGGTACCTGGCTGAGGTGGCCACAGGGGAGAAGAGGGCCACCGTGGTGGAGTCTTCGGAGAAGGCCTACAACGAGGCTCACGAGATCAGCAAGGAGCACATGCAGCCCACCCACCCCATCCGCCTGGGCTTGGCTCTCAACTACTCTGTGTTTTACTACGAGATCCAGAACGCCCCGGAGCAGGCCTGCCATCTGGCCAAGACCGCCTTCGATGACGCCATCGCTGAGCTAGACACCCTCAACGAGGACTCCTACAAAGACTCCACTCTCATCATGCAGCTGCTCCGAGACAACTTGACACTGTGGACAAGTGACCAGCAGGACGATGAGGGAGGCGAGGGCAACAATTAA
- the LOC105355399 gene encoding RIMS-binding protein 2 isoform X1 — protein sequence METSLELDVLIYPDEVRLATPEDLRDWELETASQLSIPTARIFVALYPYNPAAMSPNYEQAAEELPFVPGQIIKVYGDKDADGFYHGESGGLSGYVPSNMVAEIPVEDEYLKYLLMQQGFIPVDHTGMSLTPDLSDTVSMPDDVVVRRMIALFDYDPWESSPNMDSEAELGFHCGEIIYVLGEMDQDGFYYGDLHGRRGLVPSNFLQPLPWN from the exons ATGGAGACCAGTCTGGAACTAGATGTTTTGATATACCCAGATGAAGTGAGGCTTGCTACTCCAGAAGATCTCAGGGATTGGGAATTGGAGACAGCGAGCCAACTGTCCATTCCCACCGCTCGAATCTTCGTGGCACTTTACCCATACAACCCTGCTGCCATGTCTCCTAACTACGAGCAAGCTGCAGAGGAGCTGCCCTTTGTGCCAGGCCAGATAATCAAG GTGTATGGAGACAAAGACGCTGATGGTTTTTATCACGGAGAGTCTGGTGGTCTGTCTGGATATGTGCCAAGTAACATGGTGGCGGAAATTCCAGTGGAAGATGAGTACCTGAAGTATCTACTCATGCAGCAGGGATTTATCCCAGTAGACCACACAG GTATGTCTTTGACGCCAGATCTGAGCGACACAGTCAGCATGCCCGATGATGTGGTCGTCCGCAGAATGATTGCCTTGTTTGACTACGATCCATGGGAGAGCTCACCCAACATGGACAGCGAG GCTGAACTTGGCTTCCATTGTGGAGAGATCATCTATGTTTTGGGTGAAATGGATCAAGACGGATTTTACTAT gggGATCTTCACGGAAGACGAGGTTTGGTTCCATCAAATTTCCTGCAGCCGTTACCCTGGAACTAG
- the LOC105355399 gene encoding RIMS-binding protein 2 isoform X2, translating into METSLELDVLIYPDEVRLATPEDLRDWELETASQLSIPTARIFVALYPYNPAAMSPNYEQAAEELPFVPGQIIKVYGDKDADGFYHGESGGLSGYVPSNMVAEIPVEGMSLTPDLSDTVSMPDDVVVRRMIALFDYDPWESSPNMDSEAELGFHCGEIIYVLGEMDQDGFYYGDLHGRRGLVPSNFLQPLPWN; encoded by the exons ATGGAGACCAGTCTGGAACTAGATGTTTTGATATACCCAGATGAAGTGAGGCTTGCTACTCCAGAAGATCTCAGGGATTGGGAATTGGAGACAGCGAGCCAACTGTCCATTCCCACCGCTCGAATCTTCGTGGCACTTTACCCATACAACCCTGCTGCCATGTCTCCTAACTACGAGCAAGCTGCAGAGGAGCTGCCCTTTGTGCCAGGCCAGATAATCAAG GTGTATGGAGACAAAGACGCTGATGGTTTTTATCACGGAGAGTCTGGTGGTCTGTCTGGATATGTGCCAAGTAACATGGTGGCGGAAATTCCAGTGGAAG GTATGTCTTTGACGCCAGATCTGAGCGACACAGTCAGCATGCCCGATGATGTGGTCGTCCGCAGAATGATTGCCTTGTTTGACTACGATCCATGGGAGAGCTCACCCAACATGGACAGCGAG GCTGAACTTGGCTTCCATTGTGGAGAGATCATCTATGTTTTGGGTGAAATGGATCAAGACGGATTTTACTAT gggGATCTTCACGGAAGACGAGGTTTGGTTCCATCAAATTTCCTGCAGCCGTTACCCTGGAACTAG